atttttggtgtcatttagtgtttttggagtcatttatgtgtatttttggagtaatttatgtgtgtttttggtgtcatttagtgtttttggagtaatttacagtatgtgtgtttttggtgtcatttagtgtttttggagtcatttatgtgtatttttgctgtcatttagtgtttgaggagtcatttatgtgtctttttggtgtcatttagtgtttttggagtcatttgtgtgtatttttggtatcgttttgcatttttgacttctttgtcttcttttcacTGTAGAGAAGAAACGAAAAGGTCCTTAATCGCGAACGATTTGAACCGCTGAACCATTAAAAAACCAGCGAAAGGAGCAATTCGAGGCCTCAGCCGTCCGTCGCCATGGAGCGTGTGCAGCACATGACCAAGTCGGCCATCCGCAGAGCGTCCCAGATCGAGGTGACCCCCCAAGCCAAGAGGAACCTGCAGGAGCTCTTCGTCAACTTCACCCTCATCCTCATCTGCCTCCTCCTCATTTACATCATCGTCCTGCTCAGCAGCTGAGAGCCAAATGTGCAAAGTCAGGCTGGATGAAGGGTTAACCCGTCAAATTCCCACAATGCATCAGCCCCGACTCATAAAAACAAGCCAAACTCCCTCAATCAAACCTCCGAACCTGCTTAAGCTCACCGAGGTGACCCAGCTCAACCTTCACTGATATACAAAGTGTGTAAAGAGA
This is a stretch of genomic DNA from Gouania willdenowi chromosome 2, fGouWil2.1, whole genome shotgun sequence. It encodes these proteins:
- the pln2 gene encoding cardiac phospholamban; protein product: MERVQHMTKSAIRRASQIEVTPQAKRNLQELFVNFTLILICLLLIYIIVLLSS